In Marmota flaviventris isolate mMarFla1 chromosome 15, mMarFla1.hap1, whole genome shotgun sequence, a single window of DNA contains:
- the Otud6b gene encoding deubiquitinase OTUD6B, translating to MESDLSEELDEEEQLMRRHRKEKKELQAKIQGMKNAVPKNDKKRRKQLTEDVAKLEKEMEQKHKEELEQLRLTCKENKIDSVADNISNLALENQPPRISKAQKRREKKAALEKEREERIAEAEIENLSGARHVESEKLAQILAARELEIKQIPSDGHCMYRAIEDQLKEQDCAVTVAALRSQTAEYMQSHVEDFLPFLTNPNSGNMYTPEEFEKYCDDIVNTAAWGGQLELRALSHILQTPIEIIQADSPAIVVGEEYSKQPLILVYMRHAYGLGEHYNSVARLVNTATENCS from the exons ATGGAATCAGACTTGAGCGAAGAGCTTGATGAGGAGGAGCAGCTGATGAGAAGGCATCGCAAAGAGAAGAAGGAGTTGCAAG CCAAAATTCAAGGCATGAAGAATGCTGTTCCCAAGAATGACAAAAAAAGGAGGAAGCAACTCACTGAAGATGTTGCTAAGttggaaaaagaaatggaacagAAACATAAAGAGGAACTGGAGCAATTGAGACTGACTTGCAAGGAGAATAAG ATAGATTCTGTTGCTGATAACATTTCAAACTTGGCACTTGAAAATCAGCCTCCTCGGATATCGAAAGCACAGAAGAGACGG GAAAAGAAAGCTGCATTGGAAAAGGAGCGGGAGGAAAGGATAGCTGAAGCTGAAATTGAGAACTTATCTGGAGCTAGACATGTAGAAAGTGAAAAACTTGCTCAGATATTGGCAGCCAGAGAGTTGGAAATTAAACAGATTCCATCTGATGGCCACTGTATGTATAGAGCCATTGAGGATCAACTGAAAGAACAGGACTGTGCTGTGACTGTGGCTGCCTTAAGAAGTCAAACTGCTGAATATATGCAAAGCCATGTGGAAGACTTTTTGCCATTTTTAACGAATCCTAATTCAGGAAATATGTATACTCCAG AAGAGTTTGAAAAGTACTGTGATGATATTGTAAACACAGCTGCATGGGGAGGCCAACTTGAg CTAAGAGCTCTGTCTCACATTTTACAAACACCAATAGAGATAATACAGGCAGATTCTCCTGCTATTGTAGTTGGTGAAGAATATTCCAAACAACCATTAATACTTGT atatatGAGACATGCATATGGATTAGGAGAACATTATAATTCTGTTGCACGGTTGGTGAACACAGCTACTGAAAATTGCAGCTAG